One segment of Deinococcus multiflagellatus DNA contains the following:
- a CDS encoding NAD(P)-binding protein, which yields MHAPLALQGADMRGFFLKGDPEKLQATVDAGLNRAAQGHATFKVLSSYVMLTFTRVGHAHSAHPSDAAKGWITETDIITWIPVGQIDDRGRLQHLYFYPAHIWVDDTMALINGRELYGYPKYDCQYDMPDAGEAGDFRLRVKGFEPFSPDTKIAWHPLLELTPHARGGLLGGLKDRAHPIRSFADLVKGAFEGLMHLPDFLIPDLAGWEDLLSLLAEPRTDQLFLKQFPDGTGGKAVYQAVVAAPAVVNAVHGGQLFGQEYSCTLHEVASFPLQETLGIALGEQPAHLPFEVRFDFTVTEATEVTPPARTAPEKIAILGGGVGAISAAYHLTQEKDWQEKYDITLYQMGWRLGGKGASGRNAASGQRIEEHGLHIWFGFYENAFRMIQGIYGELGRPDGAPLATWQDAFKPHDYIVLSEHIEDTWRPWPLMFPHRPGTPGDGDEHPMLWEAAQALLAHIKKWLADICHLHLPEPVAAPQQKAGEHDSWLHHLAKALQADVEHLAMSVVHSVEGACQLAAALPKRLHGAEDAHGVLAHTLQGIKGWIDHLLCALLDRDDEIRRAYICLDLGVTTLLGFLRDGVLKGGFDVINDIDLRDWLIKHGANERYSVNSAVIRGFYDLVFAYDGGDYDRPNAEAGTLLRAMMKIGLSYKGSIMYKMQAGMGDTIFSPAYQALRARGVKFKFFHKVEELTRDGDEVGTIRLTRQATVASGDAHYDPFVYVKGLACWPSAPNLDQLLPAEAQALRGSGANLESHWSTWPQVYEQTFGKPLPEVTLRKGVDFDRVILGVSVASVPLVAPELVAGSEALKATTEQVKTIPTQAYQLWFNQTLSELGWTSQPDGQQPVLSGFTEPYDTWAPMDQLLCREDWPDTPGAPKNVSYFCSVFPDEGLPPPSDTAFPVHCAEQAKAGALHQVRQQLTALLPAVGPAGDFNWNLLSAPDDTQGEARFDAQYWRANMDPSERYVMSVVGSSQYRLRADESGYRNLVLTGDWLKTGLNAGCVEAAVMAGIQAAQAITGVKAPIPGERDV from the coding sequence ATGCACGCGCCGCTGGCCCTGCAAGGGGCCGACATGCGCGGCTTTTTCCTGAAAGGGGACCCCGAGAAACTGCAGGCCACCGTGGACGCGGGCCTGAACCGCGCCGCGCAGGGCCACGCCACCTTCAAGGTGCTCTCGTCATACGTCATGCTCACCTTTACCCGGGTGGGCCACGCGCACTCGGCGCACCCCAGCGACGCCGCCAAGGGCTGGATCACCGAAACCGACATCATCACCTGGATTCCGGTGGGCCAGATAGACGACCGGGGCCGACTGCAGCACCTGTATTTCTACCCGGCGCATATCTGGGTGGACGACACCATGGCCCTGATCAACGGGCGCGAACTGTACGGCTACCCCAAGTACGACTGCCAGTACGACATGCCCGATGCCGGCGAGGCCGGGGATTTCCGGCTGCGCGTGAAGGGCTTCGAGCCGTTCTCGCCCGACACCAAGATTGCGTGGCACCCGCTGCTGGAGCTCACGCCCCACGCGCGCGGCGGCCTGCTGGGCGGCCTGAAGGACCGCGCCCACCCCATCCGCTCCTTTGCCGATCTGGTCAAGGGGGCCTTTGAAGGGTTGATGCACCTGCCCGACTTCCTGATTCCCGATCTGGCGGGGTGGGAAGACCTGCTGTCGCTGCTGGCCGAACCGCGCACCGATCAGCTGTTCCTGAAGCAGTTCCCGGACGGCACGGGGGGCAAGGCGGTGTATCAAGCCGTGGTGGCCGCGCCCGCCGTGGTCAACGCGGTGCATGGGGGGCAGCTCTTCGGGCAGGAGTACAGCTGCACGCTGCACGAGGTCGCCTCGTTTCCCCTGCAGGAGACGCTGGGCATCGCCCTGGGCGAGCAGCCCGCCCACCTGCCCTTTGAGGTGCGCTTTGACTTCACCGTCACCGAGGCCACGGAGGTCACGCCCCCGGCCCGCACCGCGCCCGAGAAGATCGCCATTCTGGGCGGCGGCGTGGGCGCCATCAGCGCGGCGTACCACCTGACGCAGGAAAAGGACTGGCAGGAGAAGTACGACATCACCCTGTACCAGATGGGCTGGCGCCTGGGCGGCAAGGGGGCCAGTGGGCGCAACGCGGCTTCGGGTCAGCGCATTGAGGAGCACGGCCTGCACATCTGGTTCGGCTTTTACGAAAACGCCTTTCGCATGATTCAGGGCATCTACGGCGAACTGGGGCGCCCAGACGGCGCGCCGCTGGCGACATGGCAGGACGCCTTCAAGCCGCACGATTACATCGTGCTCAGCGAGCACATTGAGGACACATGGCGCCCCTGGCCGCTGATGTTCCCCCACCGCCCCGGCACCCCCGGCGACGGCGATGAGCACCCCATGCTGTGGGAGGCCGCCCAGGCGCTGCTGGCCCACATCAAGAAGTGGCTGGCGGACATCTGCCACCTGCACCTCCCTGAACCCGTGGCCGCCCCGCAGCAGAAAGCAGGCGAGCACGATTCCTGGCTGCACCACCTCGCCAAGGCGCTGCAGGCCGATGTGGAGCACTTGGCCATGAGCGTGGTGCATTCGGTGGAGGGGGCCTGTCAGCTGGCGGCGGCGCTGCCTAAGCGCCTGCACGGTGCCGAGGACGCCCACGGCGTGCTGGCCCACACCCTGCAGGGCATCAAGGGCTGGATTGACCATCTGCTGTGCGCGCTATTAGACCGCGACGACGAGATCCGCCGCGCCTACATCTGCCTGGACCTGGGCGTGACCACCCTGCTGGGCTTCCTGCGCGACGGCGTACTGAAGGGCGGCTTTGACGTCATCAACGACATTGATCTGCGCGACTGGCTGATCAAGCACGGCGCCAACGAGCGCTACAGCGTGAACAGCGCGGTGATTCGCGGCTTCTACGATCTGGTCTTCGCCTACGACGGCGGCGACTACGACCGCCCCAACGCCGAGGCCGGCACCCTGCTGCGTGCCATGATGAAAATTGGCCTGAGCTACAAGGGCAGCATCATGTACAAGATGCAGGCTGGCATGGGCGACACCATCTTCTCGCCGGCGTATCAGGCGCTCAGGGCGCGCGGGGTGAAGTTCAAGTTCTTCCACAAGGTCGAGGAACTCACCCGCGACGGCGACGAGGTGGGCACCATCCGCCTGACCCGGCAGGCCACCGTGGCCAGCGGCGACGCCCACTACGATCCCTTCGTGTACGTGAAAGGCCTGGCCTGCTGGCCCAGCGCCCCGAATCTGGACCAGTTGCTGCCCGCCGAAGCCCAGGCGCTGCGGGGCAGCGGCGCCAACCTGGAATCGCACTGGAGCACGTGGCCGCAGGTGTACGAGCAGACGTTCGGCAAACCGCTGCCCGAAGTCACGTTGCGCAAAGGCGTGGACTTTGACCGGGTGATTCTGGGCGTGTCGGTGGCCTCGGTGCCGCTGGTGGCCCCGGAGCTAGTGGCGGGCAGCGAGGCGCTGAAAGCCACCACCGAGCAGGTGAAGACCATTCCCACCCAGGCCTACCAGCTGTGGTTTAACCAGACCCTCTCCGAGCTGGGCTGGACCAGCCAGCCAGACGGCCAGCAGCCGGTGCTGAGCGGCTTTACCGAGCCCTACGACACCTGGGCCCCCATGGACCAGCTGCTGTGCCGCGAGGACTGGCCGGACACGCCCGGGGCACCCAAAAACGTCTCGTACTTCTGCTCGGTGTTTCCCGACGAGGGCCTGCCGCCGCCCAGCGACACCGCCTTTCCTGTCCACTGCGCCGAGCAGGCCAAGGCCGGCGCGCTGCATCAGGTGCGCCAGCAACTGACCGCCCTGCTGCCCGCCGTGGGCCCGGCTGGCGACTTCAACTGGAACCTGCTGAGCGCCCCCGACGACACCCAGGGCGAGGCCCGCTTTGACGCCCAGTACTGGCGCGCGAACATGGACCCTTCAGAACGCTACGTGATGAGCGTGGTGGGCAGCAGCCAGTACCGCCTGCGCGCCGATGAATCCGGCTACCGCAACCTCGTGCTGACCGGCGACTGGCTGA